The genomic DNA TCagctctttgctgctgtgagcGTCCACGCTGAAGATAAGCTCCTCCTCATGCTCCTCCCCCTTCTTCTTTGCTCCTCGGCGACTGACGCTGTGTTTCAACGGagctgaagaaggagaagaggaagaaggagaagaggaagaaggaggaggaagaaggagaagaggaagaaagaggagaagaggaagaaggtttcatttattcattcactcattcatagaGTTGTGTTGTTAAGAATCAATAACCCTCTCACTGTGATGGTCGTCGTGCGGCAGCTGCTGGAGGAACTTCAGAACtctgatgatggtggtgatgacatcactgacctCAAAGTgacaacacacactgacccacaactctgtgtcctcaccaacgtcctacacacacacacacacacacacacagacacgattACCTCATTCTCTACAGTCTCATCCCaggatgtgtgtctgtctgtgtttgtgtgtctgtctcacccTTTCACTCGTGGAGCTCGCTGCCTGGACGGCGTGCAGCTTGAAAAGGAGGAGCATGAGGACCCAGAGGAAGTGGGCGGGGCCCAGCGTGGTCACCAGCTGGGCGAGGATGGGCAGGCGGCGGTGGTCGGGCACATGTGGCAGCGCGTCGGCGAACACGTGCATGATTTTAGTGACGACGGCGAGGACGTGAGACGAAGACTGACCATCAGGGAGCGGGTGGGCCTGAAGGGGGAGGAGACTAATATTTAAACACTTTACATTCAGAGCGGACGGCGGGGGCGGCGGCTGCGACGGCGACCTGACCTTGATGAGCGCAGGTATGACCATCTCAACCGTCTTGTcgatgactctgaagctgtagACGTCGTCCAGACGCAGGATGTTCGCACCCATGAAGGTGAAGATGGGCATGATGTTGTGAAGGACTTTCTCCTGCAGGGGGCGGCGAGGAGTCACAGGTCAGTGTtttcaccacacacacgcacgctggTACACGCGCACGACAtagataaagatgtgatcatgtgacgtagataaagacgatcatgtgacgtagataaagacgatcatgtgacgcagatcaagacacgatcatgtgacgtagataaagacacgatcatgtgacgtagataaagacgcgatcacgtgacgtagataaaaacgcgatcacgtgacgtagataaagacgcgatcatgtgatgtagataaagacgatcatgtgacgtagataaagacgatcatgtgacgtagataaagacgatcatgtgacgcagataaagacacgatcatgtgacgtagataaagacgcgatcacgtgacgtagataaaaacgcgatcacgtgacgtagataaagacgcgatcatgtgacgtagataaagacacggtcatgtgacgtagataaagacgatcatgtgacgtagatagacgtgatcatgtgacgtagatagacgtgatcatgtgacgcagataaagacgatcatgtgacgcagataaagacgatcatgtgacgcagataaagacacgatcatgtgacgtagataaagacgcgatcacgtgacgtagataaaaacgcgatcacgtgacgtagataaagacgcgatcatgtgatgtagataaagacgatcatgtgacgtagataaagacgatcatgtgacgtagataaagacacgatcatgtgacgtagataaagacgattatgtgacgtagataaagacacgatcatgtgacgtagataaagacgattatgtgacgtagataaagacacgatcatgtgacgtagataaagacgatcatgtgacgtagataaagacgcgatcatgtgacgtagataaagacgcgatcatgtgacgtagataaagacgcgatcatgtgacgcagataaagacacgatcatgtgacgtagataaagacgatcatgtgacgtagataaagacgcgatcatgtgacgtagataaagacacgatcatgtgacgtagatgaagacgcgatcatgtgacgcagataaagacgatcatgtggcgtagataaagacacgatcatgtgacgtagataaagacgatcatgtgacgtagataaagacacgatcatgtgtTTCAGACTCACAGGGAAAATGGTGGCGGCGGTggcgagcagcagcagagcgtgATGATGCGTCTGCGGCACGTCCGTCGCTCTGATGCACTGAACCACCAGCTCCACGCTGAACTTATCCTCCTCCAGAACATCTGCACAGACCAGAGCAGCAGAACTCAGAGACAAGTGCCACAGTCATTAAACTCCGCCCACAGCGCAGTGTGCACGTACCGGGGGGCGGGGCTCCGCCTTCAGGAGACAGTCTGTGGCAGATGTTGAGCAGACagctgagcagcagctgcttgGTGTACTCCATGTGATCCACCGAGCTCGGCTCCAGACTCCTGCAGACAGAAGACCCGAGTGAgaccaggtcacatgacctcacacGCCCCGCCCACACACCCAAGTGTACCTGGAGAGCAGAGAGAACAGCACCGGCACCAGAGTGTGACCTCTCTTCAGCTTCTTCTTatgctgcagcagctccaggatCAACGTGACTCTCTGCCACGGCACAGCGCCCCCTTCTGGACAAACCTCGCCACCGTCCTGAGGTTTCCTGAACAATGAAAATCACTTTATGCACCAATAATAAAACCTGGTTCAGGATCGGACTTAAACCTGGTTCAGAGTCCCAGGATCAGACTTAAACCTGGTTCAGTCTCAGGATCAGACCAAGACCTGGTTCAGTACCTCAGAGACATCTTGCTCCGCCTGGTCTGCTGCACGGTCTCCGTCCCTCTCGGCCTCTCTGGTGGAGACAGCTCATTGGCCACGAGTTGACCATCGACCGAGATCTGGCAGAGACAACAGTGGACATGAAGGAGAGGACacaggagaggacagaggagaggagacaggagaggacAGCTGCTGACTCACCCCTTTAAAGACACTGTTGATGGtattggccaccagggggctctGGTTCTCCAGCAGCAGGTCAAACATCACCGTCAGCAGCTTCTGCTGAACCTTCTCGTCTCCGAGAGCTGAGAAGAACGACTTTGTGatctgaggagaggagacgagacaaGGAGACCCGGTTTGAACACAGGTTTATCCCTGTTTTAATCCTGGATTAAACACAGATTTATCCCTGTTTTAATCTCAGGTTGAAGTGGCAGGGCTGACCTGTTCCAGCGCACTGATCTGGCAGCTGGGGACGTCGGGGTGCAGCTGGGTCGAGGTCTTCAGAGCCCGGACGAACAGATCCAGACTGGTCTGGTCTTTGGTCAGCAGCACGGCCGACGTCTCGTTGAACTTGGCGAGGACCAGCTGCGCGAGCTGAGCCTCGGAGCGCAGCAGCGCCGGCGTGTCGGGACTCTGCTCCAGGAGCCGGTCCAGAAGAGGAAGCAGACCCGACAGGACGGACTAAGGGACACAGGGGGCGGAGTTAGACATCAGTTAGTGAGTGGCATTACCTGCGCGTGTGGCGTGGAACCCTCACCTCTCCGTTAACGAGGCTCAGCGCTTGCAGTAGCGCAGTGGCGCTGTAGGACGGACAGCGGGACGTGTGGacgctctgcagcagctgctgcatggACGCTCGCAGCGTCTCCCGACGCGTCCCCACTTTACTGGACGACGTCTCGTCATCGAGGACGGCGAGAGCCTACGGGGTCACAGCAGGGGTCACAGGTCAAAAACAGCCTAACCACAACCGGCGGAACAGTGGCGGCGTTCTCACCGTGCTCAGGTAGGCGGGGTCAGCGATGATCTCCTCTGATGTCATCAGCAGCttctctgtgattggctgataaaGAGACGAGGCCACACCCGAAAAACTCTGCAGGGCGGCGACGGCCGAGCGCCGGACGTCACGCAGCGGAGACGAGAGACAAGACAGCAGGGACGGGatcactgagagacagacaggcagataaacagagagagagagacagacatgcAGATAGACAGGTTTAAACACAGGTTAATCTCTGGTTAacctctggcataaacacagatTAGCAGTTGGTTCTGACCTGGTGAGTCTGCGGCCGACAGCTCCTCCAGTGTAGCGAGCGGCTGGACGCTCAGAATAGCTCCGCCCATGCGCAGAGTGCGAGTCTGCAGGACAGCGTCCACCTTCAAGTCCAGCTGGTCGTCATGGTTACCGCCGTAGCCCCACAGCAGACACAGGAACCTGAAGAGCATCAGCGGCTCACGCAGATGGACCTGAGACAGACGGAGACCACGTCACCGACACTGCACCGGGAACCAGAtctctgtgacatcacagtttttaaatctcacctggaggaggagcttcATCAGCGGCCTGAAGCTGCTCGCGGTTGTCCCATCTGCGGCGCCGCTGACGACAACACTGAAGACACGACACAGAAGTCCCAGGTAACAACAGCTGTTTGTGTCCATCTTCTCTGGATTCCACCACGAGTCACCTGACGGACAGACACAGACTTTTGGATTGTTCTTGTATTAAAGTGattttactgtatatagctggttgcacagacacacacagacagacagacacacacacacacacacacacacacacacacctttaaagGAAGTATCGTGACATTTCAGGAAGGAGATAAAGTGTTGCAGCAGCGTCATCAGAGCGTAAACGTATCCTCGCCGCTCGCAGCCGTTCACCAACAGAGTCAGAGCCTCGGGGAAAGAAGAGGGGACAGACACGGGACGCTCCACTTCCTGTcaacacacaggaagtcaaagAAATAAGATgagactaaaacacaacaatggacttttctaaataaaagaccacacagttttcaaaataaaagactcttCTCATCCGTGATTAAACGTGTGAAAGGTCTCACCTGAGCCTCTGCCTCTGTGCTGATGagctccagcagggggcgctccaGCAGCGTGTACAGCCTGTGAGCAGTGAGCAGGTGCTGCGTCCCGCTCAGCTCACCCAGGCTGAGCAGCAGAGTCTGGGTCAGCACCAGGAAGGACATCCGGTCCCTGAGGGCGGAGCCTCGCTGCTCCTCCACCAGCAGAGCCAGTTTCTCCAGCtgtgagaggagaaagaaaaacagagcgccacctgctgctcatcatCTGCAATTCATCACAGAATCCAGACTGAAATTAAAAACTTACCGCTTCCCGTTTGGAAAAGTGCTCCATGTTTGCCAGGTTGTTGGTCAGCGTGGACACGAGACGCTCATTAACCACACCCACAAAGTTACGCACACAGCTTTTCTTCACCAGCTGCTCCATCTCTGAGAGAATAGATGAGAACAGGTGATAGAACAGGTGAGAGAACAGGTGAGAGAGCAGATGAGAGAGCAGATGAGAACAGGTGAGAGAGCAGATGAGAACAGGTAGACAGGTGAGAACAGGAgagaacaggagagagagaacaggagaGAACAGATGAGAATAGGTGAGAGAGAACAGGTGCGAACAGGAAACATTGAATCAGCTCAGCATGGTCTGAATTTGACGTTGTTACCTTTCGCCCAGGTGACGGTGAGCGGGTGTCGGGCGAGGACAGAGGAGCGGGCGACGCAGGCAGCGAGTCTCAGCTGAGCCGAGTCAGGCCGAGCGTCACTGATCACCAGAAAGGGAAGCAGCTTCCAGCCGACAGCGCCGCCCTTTCCCAGCCGAGGGTCGGAGAGTAAACGCACCGCCTCCTTCAGCACCGGCAGCCTGGAGGAGAACAACACAATAACTGCAATTTACAGACGTACATGAACACATCGTGTCACTGACCActgctcagacacacacagtgacagtaaacgtgtgtgtgtttgtcactgaccactgctcagacacacacacgtcctctcTGTGCATCAGTGACAGTAAACATGTCTCCGTGTGCTCTGGCTCCAAAACATCAAACAGCTcctgaaacaacagaaatataAGAACGATTAAAAAGACACTGATGTAAAAGGGCCGTTTCCATGGTAACAGCAGCCAGCACTGACCTCCAGGACTTTGAGAGCGGCAGCCACGACCTCGGGCACGTCGTCATTCAGACGATCTGTGACGGCGTCTTTCAGGAAGGGCGTGTCCAGACTCTGCTGAGACGAGACCACGCCCATCAAATGCTCCACGGCCGAGACTCGAACCGACGGCAGCGGATGTTTGAGGCTGAGGAACAGAGACGTTTCCATGTCGTCCACAATctacacaacaaacacacacatgagagGAAGACAACAGAGACGTGTCCAAGTCGTCCACAatctacacaacacacacacagacacagacacacacagacacgcgcacacacagacacacacacctggaacTTTCCGCCGCTCACAGacaacaacaggaagtgatgaaacAGACGTTTGTGCTCGGGGCTGCTGAGGTCGGTAACATGACCTGCGAGGACAGCCTCCAGCGCTCCGGAGTatctgcaggaggagaaacatgaGGGTTCACggtgtgacttctgacctctgacctctgacaaaTCTGTTTGTACCTGGACTCAAAGAGTCTGACGACAGGCAGCAGACGCCGGTCCTTCTCAGCAGAGATGTCCGTCTGACTCAGATACTCCAGCAACAGCaaactacagacagacagacagacatcagTGCTGACCTCTGACAACACAAAAGACTCAGACCCATGTGGACTCACCGCGCCACGGTTTGGTCCAGACCTCCGGTCAGAGGAACCGTCTTCAGGACAGAATCCAGTAAAGCCAGCTCGTCCGTCTCACCTGtgagcagagacacagcaggTAAACACCGCCCCTGACCtgacactgatgacatcacacccTCAGTGCTCACCTGAGCTGCAGGTGAAGACCCGGTGGATCAGGTACGGCAGCAGGCGGGTCAGGAGAGGAGAGACATCGTGAACCGCGGCCATGACGTGCAGCGTAGAGACCAGCGTTGGCATCGAGCACAGCTGACTGAGAGCTCTGAGGACCGAGACGGGTGAGACGGGTGAGACACTAGGAGGACAGTCTGACCGTAGGATGTGTGCTTCACATAAAGAGGAAGCGCCATCTACCTGTGTCCGGCAGCGCCCTCTTTctggtgctgcagcagcacGATGAGGCAGCCCAGACCTTCTTTAGCCAGGACCGGGTCTTTGACCAGAGACCTGCAGACGTGGACCGACAGACTGTCCACCAGACCCTGGTCCATCAAAACCTTCACCGACAACTCACACACCAGCATGTAACTGGCAGCTTTGTAGTCACTCAGAGACGACTTCAGACCctgcaggagaaggaggaggaggaggaggaggagcagcagcaggaggaggaggagcattaggaggaggacaagaagaAGGAGCAGACTGTATGAGTTGTGGTCATACAGTCCCGCAGTCAAACAGTGAATGACAAGCCAACTTCCTCACCCTCTGGACAAACGGCAGAAGTTTGGCGATGATGGCGTCAGACACCGAGTCCACGGCGTCCAGAGCGGAGACGACGGTGGACGCGTAGAAGGAGAAGATCACTCTGAGCTGAGGACAACTCCCCGAGTGTCCAGAGTACGCCtgcaggacgaggaggaggaggagtcagaggaGAGGGACGAGTCAGTCTTTCGCACACATGAAAACCAACATGGCTTCTCCTCTGGATGTATTAGGCCCCGCCTCCTCTCCAGGTGTACTTACCTGGATGCTGCGGGTTACGAGGGTGCAGATGAAGTCCATGAAGCTCAGGTCAGTGTAACAGTGAGTGACCAGAGCTGCTCTGGACAACGGCACACCCGCtttctacacaaacacaaacacaacactctgTAAATGCCGCTGAGAGGACGGCAGAgggcagaggtcaaaggtcagggggTCAGACCTGGAGGCAGTGCAGCCAGTTCCAGCGGTGGGTGGAGTCTCCGATCTTCAGCAGCTGCAAAACTCTGACGAACACTTTGGTGTCGTGGTACGGAAGAACGCAGGCGAGCAGAGCGTCCGCGTTGTACAGGTGCACGTGGAAGCTACCACACACAAACGACAACGTCAACACAAACGACACAAACAACGTCAACgcaaacaagacaaacaacgACAACGTCAAGACAAAACGACAACACAAACAACGTCAACACAAACAACgtcaacacaaacataaactttAACACAAATGACGacacaaacaacatcaacacaaGCGTCAAACCAAGCGTCAACACAAACAACGTCAACACAAACGATGTCAACACAAACGACGTCAACACAAacgacaacacaaacaacatcaacgcaaacaacaacacaaacaacgtCAACACAAAcgacaacacaaacaatgtcaacacaaacaacgtcaacacaaacaatatcaacgcaaacaacaacacaaacaacaacgtCAACACAAACGACGTCAACACAAACGACAACACGTGAACACGGCGGTGACGGCGGCGTGCAAGGACGTACCGGTGGATCAGCCACTCCAGACACTTGTGAGCTGGTTTGAGGAGGAAGTACGGCGAGAGGCGGGCGAGGAAGAGCGAGATGCCGGCGTCCAGTTTGGCGTTCACGTCTTTGGACTGAACGCTTCGCTCCAGTGTCAGCGACGCACGGCTGAACAGCGTGTCCTGGAACTCCAGGAACAACGGTTCGATTCCCAGCAGCTCCTCGAGCCCGGTGCAGCCTGGAGGCGGCGACGACGTCAGAGGGGGCGGGGTTAAAAGTTTGACCGTTAAAGAGAAGTGGAGGACAGCAAATGAGGGGGGTGGGGCTTACCCAGGGCATAGAAGGTGCTTCTGTCCATGGTGGCTGCATCTTTGGGGTCAAAGAGCAGCGAGACGACCTCACTGCGGGTCAACAGGTCAGGGTCACTCTGAGGC from Solea solea chromosome 21, fSolSol10.1, whole genome shotgun sequence includes the following:
- the heatr1 gene encoding HEAT repeat-containing protein 1, translated to MTSLAHQLKRLALPQSDPDLLTRSEVVSLLFDPKDAATMDRSTFYALGCTGLEELLGIEPLFLEFQDTLFSRASLTLERSVQSKDVNAKLDAGISLFLARLSPYFLLKPAHKCLEWLIHRFHVHLYNADALLACVLPYHDTKVFVRVLQLLKIGDSTHRWNWLHCLQKAGVPLSRAALVTHCYTDLSFMDFICTLVTRSIQAYSGHSGSCPQLRVIFSFYASTVVSALDAVDSVSDAIIAKLLPFVQRGLKSSLSDYKAASYMLVCELSVKVLMDQGLVDSLSVHVCRSLVKDPVLAKEGLGCLIVLLQHQKEGAAGHRALSQLCSMPTLVSTLHVMAAVHDVSPLLTRLLPYLIHRVFTCSSGETDELALLDSVLKTVPLTGGLDQTVARLLLLEYLSQTDISAEKDRRLLPVVRLFESRYSGALEAVLAGHVTDLSSPEHKRLFHHFLLLSVSGGKFQIVDDMETSLFLSLKHPLPSVRVSAVEHLMGVVSSQQSLDTPFLKDAVTDRLNDDVPEVVAAALKVLEELFDVLEPEHTETCLLSLMHREDVCVSEQWLPVLKEAVRLLSDPRLGKGGAVGWKLLPFLVISDARPDSAQLRLAACVARSSVLARHPLTVTWAKEMEQLVKKSCVRNFVGVVNERLVSTLTNNLANMEHFSKREALEKLALLVEEQRGSALRDRMSFLVLTQTLLLSLGELSGTQHLLTAHRLYTLLERPLLELISTEAEAQEVERPVSVPSSFPEALTLLVNGCERRGYVYALMTLLQHFISFLKCHDTSFKGDSWWNPEKMDTNSCCYLGLLCRVFSVVVSGAADGTTASSFRPLMKLLLQVHLREPLMLFRFLCLLWGYGGNHDDQLDLKVDAVLQTRTLRMGGAILSVQPLATLEELSAADSPVIPSLLSCLSSPLRDVRRSAVAALQSFSGVASSLYQPITEKLLMTSEEIIADPAYLSTALAVLDDETSSSKVGTRRETLRASMQQLLQSVHTSRCPSYSATALLQALSLVNGESVLSGLLPLLDRLLEQSPDTPALLRSEAQLAQLVLAKFNETSAVLLTKDQTSLDLFVRALKTSTQLHPDVPSCQISALEQITKSFFSALGDEKVQQKLLTVMFDLLLENQSPLVANTINSVFKGISVDGQLVANELSPPERPRGTETVQQTRRSKMSLRKPQDGGEVCPEGGAVPWQRVTLILELLQHKKKLKRGHTLVPVLFSLLSRSLEPSSVDHMEYTKQLLLSCLLNICHRLSPEGGAPPPDVLEEDKFSVELVVQCIRATDVPQTHHHALLLLATAATIFPEKVLHNIMPIFTFMGANILRLDDVYSFRVIDKTVEMVIPALIKAHPLPDGQSSSHVLAVVTKIMHVFADALPHVPDHRRLPILAQLVTTLGPAHFLWVLMLLLFKLHAVQAASSTSERDVGEDTELWVSVCCHFEVSDVITTIIRVLKFLQQLPHDDHHTPLKHSVSRRGAKKKGEEHEEELIFSVDAHSSKELRHFMFLSVSFAAQLLGSDTFIAKVADGGDVMDEPLQQLQQRLLEEILRHILSVARGVEVNADKPSAKFWRVLLNKSYDVLDKVNALLPTDTFITVMKGLMGNQLSSVRRKAMELLNNKLQRTTAVTFDLQQVDMLLQLTPDLLSIVGKGHTWVPQQEAEQEQEAEQENEAEQAINRQTALYSLKLLCRKFGADHQEAFVPVLLQTVDIIASGDEDKNVTGSALLCAAEVLAALKALAIPQLPRLVPAVLHTLTDRKQLLTNEVYLLSAVTALHRVTETLPHFISPYLQDIAVQVCRLTRLVENSSSSSLSSSFVQLSLRLVSLRKTLATQLPPRVLLPALSRCYSFMVVDKKAQLGALMSMLKDHITHMEKDQLSFHQSELTSFFLTALDFRARHCQGDLEKTSEVEGHVIDCLLAMVMKLSEVTFRPLFFKLFDWSKSDSRDRLLTFYRLSDCVAERLKGLFVLFAGNLVTAFSDVLRQKHSATSDLSQVDEQKTSLLLQFVLDCLYKIFLYDSQHFLSKERADALLSPLVDQLENMVGGQEVYQQRVVKHLVPCVGQFSVALADDSEWKTLNYQILLKTRHSNAKVRFAALLMLKELASKLKENYVILLPESVPFMAELMEDECEEVEQQVHKVIQEMENILGEPLQSYF